A single window of Leishmania panamensis strain MHOM/PA/94/PSC-1 chromosome 35 sequence DNA harbors:
- a CDS encoding translation elongation factor 1-beta, putative (TriTrypDB/GeneDB-style sysID: LpmP.35.1460) gives MSTLKEINGRLNSQPFVSGFSPSSEDARIFGEMFGSNSNVIQWVARMASYYQAERDEMISSGSEKLAEPAKKVAAPAPAAADDDGIDLFGETTEEEQAALEAKKAKDAVKKKAKKDVIAKSSILFDIKAWDDTVDLEALAQKLHAIQRDGLIWGDHKLVPVAFGVKKLQQLIVIEDDKVSGDDLEDMIMSFEDEVQSMDIVAWNKI, from the coding sequence ATGTCCACTCTCAAGGAAATTAACGGCCGTCTTAACTCGCAGCCGTTTGTATCGGGTTTCTCCCCTAGCTCCGAGGATGCCCGCATCTTCGGGGAAATGTTCGGCAGTAACTCGAACGTGATCCAATGGGTGGCCCGCATGGCTTCCTATTACCAGGCCGAGCGCGATGAGATGATCAGTTCCGGCTCCGAGAAGCTCGCTGAGCCTGCGAAGAAGGTTGCTGCACCGGcgcccgccgctgcggacgacgacggcatTGATCTGTTCGGTGAgacgacggaggaggagcaggcagcgctggaggcaaagaaggcgaaggacgcggtgaagaagaaggcgaagaaggatGTGATTGCGAAGTCGTCGATTCTTTTTGACATCAAGGCGTGGGATGACACCGTCGACCTGGAGGCGCTCGCGCAGAAGCTACATGCCATTCAGCGCGATGGCCTCATCTGGGGTGACCACAAGCTGGTCCCGGTCGCATTCGGCGTCAAAAAACTGCAGCAACTGATCGTCATTGAGGACGACAAGGTGTCGGGCGACGACCTGGAGGATATGATCATGAGCTTTGAGGACGAAGTACAGTCGATGGATATCGTTGCCTGGAACAAGATTTAA